One stretch of Roseimicrobium sp. ORNL1 DNA includes these proteins:
- a CDS encoding LamG-like jellyroll fold domain-containing protein — protein sequence MNTMQWQTLAARAAEGTLSVEEGVQLLALCRESEEARVALMRVLTVERLLPLALSDPSGQFAAREVAMRLKQPDTVSIQAAWRSAEKARRWLWQKHLRWVAAAAAVVLMLAGGAWWLDHVHTPAATLSRSEGILWSGESSSLKTSDLAKNTRLRAEAGLVELAFGSGARMVLEGPFDVELKDEMHAYLHQGRLSVRCPPSAHGFSVETTEGSAVDRGTEFCVHMIQGAAMEVHVLAGVVDVTARQVGTTTKLFDNEGLRVHGASVERIDADANTFVTAMPVSAGRVPGYIHWSFDDISGGIAPNKGKELGVDGQARLDLLAYPDKAPTAGKGPQSIEGVSGKALSFDGKGVYAESPFPGIGGNASRTVALWVRVPKELNKDSWTGHGIISWGSLTGATAWQLSANTISTEGPVGRLRLGTYDNGRIIGTTDLRDNQWHHIAVVMYGGSRATIATNVMLYVDGKPEIVTRETRTEINTDVLNAGHGVWLGRNVAFPDPVRKGDPGPRFFKGDLDEVFVFDAALSHQEVNTLMRTHQAPQ from the coding sequence ATGAACACGATGCAATGGCAGACTCTCGCGGCCCGCGCTGCGGAAGGCACCCTGTCCGTGGAGGAAGGGGTGCAACTGCTTGCCCTTTGCCGTGAGAGCGAAGAAGCCCGCGTGGCTCTGATGCGCGTGTTGACAGTGGAGCGTCTCCTGCCGCTGGCGCTGAGCGATCCCAGCGGCCAGTTCGCCGCTCGTGAGGTAGCCATGCGCCTGAAGCAGCCGGACACAGTCTCCATCCAGGCAGCCTGGCGCTCCGCGGAGAAAGCTCGACGCTGGCTCTGGCAGAAACATCTGCGCTGGGTGGCCGCTGCTGCCGCTGTCGTGTTGATGCTGGCTGGTGGTGCCTGGTGGCTGGACCATGTTCACACTCCGGCGGCGACTCTCTCACGCTCAGAAGGTATTCTCTGGTCAGGCGAGTCTTCCTCGCTGAAGACCTCTGACCTGGCAAAAAACACGCGCCTGCGTGCGGAGGCGGGTCTGGTGGAACTGGCCTTCGGCAGCGGCGCCCGCATGGTGCTGGAGGGCCCCTTCGACGTGGAACTGAAGGATGAGATGCACGCCTATCTGCACCAGGGCCGGCTTTCCGTGCGCTGCCCGCCCTCGGCCCATGGGTTCTCCGTGGAGACCACCGAAGGCTCCGCGGTGGACCGTGGCACGGAATTCTGTGTGCACATGATCCAGGGCGCGGCCATGGAAGTGCACGTGCTCGCCGGCGTGGTGGATGTCACTGCAAGGCAGGTGGGCACTACCACCAAGCTCTTCGACAATGAAGGCCTGCGTGTGCATGGTGCTTCCGTCGAACGTATCGACGCGGATGCGAACACCTTTGTAACAGCCATGCCGGTCTCTGCGGGCCGTGTGCCCGGTTACATTCACTGGAGCTTCGATGACATCAGCGGCGGCATCGCCCCCAACAAAGGCAAGGAACTCGGGGTGGACGGCCAGGCGCGGCTGGATCTACTCGCCTATCCGGACAAAGCACCGACAGCGGGCAAAGGGCCGCAGTCCATCGAGGGTGTGTCCGGCAAAGCGCTGTCGTTCGATGGCAAAGGGGTGTACGCCGAATCGCCCTTCCCCGGCATTGGTGGGAATGCCTCCCGCACCGTGGCGCTGTGGGTACGCGTGCCCAAGGAACTGAACAAGGATTCCTGGACCGGTCACGGCATCATCTCCTGGGGCTCGCTCACCGGCGCCACCGCATGGCAGCTCTCGGCCAATACCATCTCCACCGAAGGACCTGTAGGACGCCTGCGCCTCGGCACGTATGACAACGGCCGCATCATCGGCACCACTGATCTGCGAGACAACCAGTGGCACCACATTGCGGTGGTGATGTATGGCGGCTCCCGCGCGACCATCGCCACCAACGTGATGCTCTATGTGGACGGCAAACCGGAGATCGTCACACGCGAGACACGCACGGAGATCAACACCGACGTACTCAACGCCGGCCACGGTGTGTGGCTGGGTCGCAATGTGGCCTTCCCTGACCCCGTACGCAAAGGCGACCCGGGCCCCCGATTCTTCAAGGGCGACCTTGATGAAGTGTTCGTCTTCGATGCGGCGCTGTCGCATCAAGAGGTCAATACGCTGATGCGCACGCATCAAGCTCCTCAGTAG
- a CDS encoding substrate-binding domain-containing protein produces the protein MNLPGSAANRMLLVTSPDQMSHQRSTDPLPLPRRITLVAQTVNSLCNGIRTGRWKTHLPGERDLCAALQVSRPTIRAALKELQIKGWIEVAERRRRVIKKKAGRSSLKTGERVVGAIAFAPLRTMPPASLLVIDILREQLAHNRWRMELVVDPACYSKTPAKALEKLMRKVPASAWLLMSSSAPMQKWFLKTSIPCLVLGTCPEEIPLPSIDADYRAVCRHAGTLLLRRGHRHLAMVLPVSSTGGDLDSERGMRESMEGHDGATLTILRHRNKAHLCTLLDEALKSRPRPTAYLVARAVHALTVTMHLMRRGIRLPQDAVVLSRDDESFLWHASPSLARYTVDAEQFARRAAKAMRELAETGTLASRVIRTMPRLIEDETLG, from the coding sequence ATGAACTTGCCCGGCAGTGCGGCCAATCGCATGCTCTTGGTCACATCACCTGACCAGATGTCACACCAGCGCAGCACAGATCCCCTGCCCCTGCCAAGGCGCATCACCCTGGTGGCGCAGACGGTGAACAGCTTGTGCAATGGCATCCGGACGGGACGATGGAAGACACACCTGCCCGGCGAGCGGGACCTCTGCGCCGCACTGCAAGTCAGCCGCCCGACCATCCGCGCCGCACTGAAGGAACTACAGATCAAAGGATGGATCGAAGTGGCCGAGCGTCGGAGGCGCGTGATCAAAAAGAAAGCCGGACGCAGCTCGCTCAAGACAGGAGAACGCGTCGTGGGAGCCATTGCCTTTGCTCCATTGAGGACCATGCCTCCAGCTTCTCTGCTGGTGATCGACATCCTGCGGGAGCAACTGGCGCACAACCGCTGGAGAATGGAACTCGTCGTAGACCCAGCCTGCTACTCGAAGACGCCCGCGAAAGCGCTGGAGAAGCTCATGCGCAAAGTTCCCGCGTCTGCATGGCTGCTCATGAGCTCCAGTGCGCCCATGCAGAAGTGGTTCCTCAAGACCTCCATCCCCTGTCTGGTGCTTGGCACCTGCCCTGAGGAGATCCCTCTTCCGTCCATCGATGCCGACTACCGGGCCGTCTGCCGCCACGCGGGAACACTTCTACTCCGCAGAGGTCATCGTCACCTCGCGATGGTGCTTCCCGTGAGCAGTACCGGAGGAGACCTCGACAGCGAACGCGGCATGCGGGAGTCCATGGAGGGACATGACGGTGCCACGCTCACGATACTGCGTCACCGGAACAAAGCCCACCTGTGCACCCTGCTCGACGAGGCACTCAAGTCCCGCCCCCGACCTACTGCCTACCTGGTGGCTCGCGCGGTACATGCACTCACGGTCACCATGCATCTCATGCGTCGTGGTATCCGCCTGCCACAGGATGCCGTGGTACTCTCCCGCGACGATGAAAGTTTCCTCTGGCACGCCAGCCCCTCCTTGGCTCGCTACACGGTGGATGCGGAACAATTCGCGCGACGCGCTGCCAAAGCCATGCGGGAACTCGCAGAGACCGGCACGCTGGCATCACGTGTCATCCGCACGATGCCCCGGCTTATCGAAGACGAGACGCTTGGTTGA
- a CDS encoding sigma-70 family RNA polymerase sigma factor: protein MSPADEESRLIRAAQNGDISAFATLVQRHHAGVRACLAVRLSNSHDAEDLAQEAFVTAFRKLSDCDPDRPMGPWLRGIAMNLLANHRRKFRALPIGLNEELQTLIDSGLPSHLPAERESAALEALRDCLEHLEGPSRLLLQARYSEGMSLDELAQRLQRKTSAVSMQLHRLRVVIGDCVEATLRGTPPTTTPS, encoded by the coding sequence GTGTCCCCCGCTGACGAAGAATCACGCCTCATCCGTGCCGCCCAGAACGGAGACATCAGTGCCTTTGCGACGCTGGTGCAGCGGCACCACGCTGGCGTGCGCGCATGCCTGGCTGTTCGCCTGTCGAACTCTCACGATGCCGAGGATCTGGCGCAGGAGGCATTCGTGACCGCGTTTCGGAAGCTGTCGGATTGTGACCCGGACCGTCCCATGGGTCCCTGGCTGCGCGGAATCGCGATGAACCTGCTGGCCAACCATCGGCGCAAGTTCCGCGCCCTTCCCATCGGGTTGAACGAGGAACTACAGACGCTCATCGACAGCGGCCTGCCCTCACATCTGCCTGCCGAGCGCGAGAGTGCCGCTCTCGAAGCGCTGCGTGACTGTCTGGAACACCTGGAGGGGCCTTCACGCCTGCTTCTGCAGGCACGATACTCGGAAGGAATGTCCCTCGACGAACTTGCTCAACGATTGCAAAGGAAAACATCTGCTGTATCCATGCAACTGCACCGCCTGCGTGTTGTCATCGGTGACTGCGTAGAGGCCACTCTGCGTGGAACTCCCCCGACCACAACTCCCTCATGA
- a CDS encoding prepilin-type N-terminal cleavage/methylation domain-containing protein, translated as MNYRPPASERSRPGFSLPEVAIAIAVAGVALMAVVGLLPGLLNVDRGSGINSVISSLSTQVLGQLQSEPYQNPQSSPPARNFLFSENGQLVQNPAEAQYDCRVSFGAIPVSAGAGPEGTIANPGPNCSLVTMEFTWPVGSRSRLNRRVVHATLANN; from the coding sequence ATGAACTACCGTCCGCCAGCCAGCGAGCGAAGCCGCCCGGGATTTTCCCTCCCGGAGGTAGCCATTGCCATCGCAGTGGCTGGCGTGGCGTTGATGGCGGTCGTGGGTTTGTTGCCGGGATTGTTAAATGTGGATCGGGGCAGCGGGATCAATTCGGTCATTTCATCCCTGTCGACCCAGGTGTTGGGCCAGCTCCAGTCGGAGCCCTATCAGAATCCGCAGTCCTCACCTCCTGCGAGGAATTTTTTGTTTTCCGAAAATGGCCAGCTTGTGCAGAACCCGGCCGAAGCGCAGTACGATTGCCGGGTAAGCTTTGGGGCGATACCCGTCTCAGCAGGAGCGGGGCCCGAAGGCACGATCGCGAATCCCGGGCCTAATTGCAGCCTGGTAACCATGGAGTTCACATGGCCTGTGGGCAGCAGGTCCAGGCTCAACCGACGTGTCGTTCATGCAACCTTGGCGAACAACTAG
- a CDS encoding type II secretion system protein — MQPWRTTSKTSPSGICSGFTLVELLVSTAVLGLLLVFLAQVSNVVAKTWTDSQGRAERRQNGRALVDFIARDLRGAALPVNSGTPRTVPNLQFVLNPPTVEPQDRNPSALFWQAPVGTATAMGDMAVLGYLVRWDGSGPYPRAALCRVFLNPGDPNHRIYLPGHVDSWIDSAVLDAAAPGTRVSGYRGLFAENVIGFWAKCLDVKGNVVTNVTGGGFSSRQDYTGRDGSSAVVTYKAPVLPTSVEVSIVLLDSRSASRITPPMQDALMRVVRDSDDADSCVKSLQSSASFKPIIQGATAHTLRVYLENGP, encoded by the coding sequence ATGCAACCTTGGCGAACAACTAGCAAGACCTCCCCAAGCGGTATCTGCAGCGGCTTCACCCTGGTTGAGCTGCTTGTCTCCACCGCTGTCTTGGGTCTCTTGCTGGTATTCCTGGCGCAGGTGTCCAATGTCGTGGCCAAAACCTGGACGGACAGCCAGGGGCGCGCCGAGCGTCGGCAGAACGGTCGTGCACTTGTGGATTTTATTGCCAGGGATCTACGTGGCGCGGCTCTTCCCGTAAACTCAGGCACGCCGCGGACAGTACCGAATCTGCAGTTTGTCTTGAATCCTCCGACCGTGGAGCCACAGGATCGGAATCCCAGCGCTCTTTTCTGGCAGGCTCCCGTGGGAACTGCCACCGCCATGGGAGACATGGCCGTGCTGGGCTACCTGGTACGGTGGGATGGCTCGGGTCCCTATCCACGTGCTGCTCTCTGCAGGGTGTTCCTCAATCCCGGCGACCCCAATCATCGCATCTATCTGCCAGGTCACGTGGATAGCTGGATCGACTCCGCAGTGCTGGATGCTGCGGCACCCGGCACACGGGTGAGCGGCTATCGTGGACTCTTCGCGGAGAATGTCATCGGCTTCTGGGCGAAGTGCCTTGATGTGAAGGGAAACGTGGTGACGAATGTCACTGGCGGCGGATTCAGCTCCAGACAGGACTATACTGGTCGGGATGGCAGCAGTGCCGTGGTGACCTACAAGGCACCCGTGCTGCCCACCAGTGTGGAGGTTTCCATCGTGCTTTTGGACAGCCGTTCCGCATCCAGGATCACCCCACCCATGCAGGACGCCCTGATGCGGGTGGTGCGGGATTCGGACGATGCAGACAGTTGCGTCAAGAGCCTGCAATCCAGTGCTTCTTTCAAGCCCATCATTCAGGGCGCCACGGCACATACACTCCGTGTTTACCTCGAGAACGGACCATGA
- a CDS encoding aminotransferase class III-fold pyridoxal phosphate-dependent enzyme, with protein sequence MSWKLVTALTDADRRLLTRAVEGFVPEKVYDIHTHLFHTRHFAEGKRPVFLDENRGYGLTDFNEACARWLPWRQVEGLFFGYPSVGNDRDGENAWMQEQVAPVVKSSNSRALVLAAPDDDPAAVRRLLEGGVFVGIKCYRLYANVEDTRQATIESFTPEWMWQLCDEFEGVLMLHIMRDDGITDPHNIETLRRLCRRYPKCRLVLAHVARSFNYRHAREGLRAIVDLDNVVVDTSAVTQTGAFRAALEVLGPQRVLWGSDYMVSELRGACFTQGDGFTWVYADDAASKDLTVFGHYTLVGIESLLCLREACEDTGMSAGDIQDIFRDNALRLLAPHLPQSSAPAAITGPQKWQEAREKISCGTGLMSKRAESFDPISWPAYFSRCSGPYIWDLNGRRLTDFTGGVGAILLGHSDPEVNAAVHRRVNLGTYCTLNPPDEVELADVLLELHPWAQRVRYARGGGEALSLAVRIARAATGRSGVAFCGYHGWSDWYLAANLASNSALDGHLIPGLEPHGVPRELAGTSVPFKYNDLGAFESAMAQLDGRLAAVVMEPFRSELPRDGFVEKVAAKCRAAGAVFVVDEVTAGWRFGMPGGSAKLGIEPDLAVYAKATSNGIPCGAVVGRGAVMDAANTSFISSSYWTDGIGPAAALACIRKMLRTGTQPYVESLGEKLHTLLSDLRARHPSLKLTIGNRPCAPSLTFALGEASLPAKALMIRKMLARGFLMSSQLYVMHAHDETHVAAMIEALDEVLAELSALHDSGRLLTEAGRVAPAQGFTRLA encoded by the coding sequence ATGTCTTGGAAGCTTGTCACCGCACTTACCGATGCCGATCGCAGACTGCTCACGCGTGCGGTGGAGGGGTTTGTGCCTGAAAAGGTCTATGACATCCACACGCACCTGTTCCACACCCGTCATTTCGCCGAAGGCAAGCGCCCGGTGTTTCTGGATGAGAATCGTGGTTATGGGCTGACCGATTTTAACGAAGCCTGCGCTCGCTGGCTGCCGTGGCGACAGGTGGAGGGGTTGTTCTTTGGTTATCCCTCTGTGGGGAATGACCGTGATGGAGAGAATGCATGGATGCAGGAGCAGGTTGCCCCAGTGGTGAAGAGCAGTAACAGCCGCGCCCTCGTCCTTGCCGCGCCGGATGACGATCCCGCAGCGGTGCGTCGTCTGCTCGAAGGCGGTGTTTTCGTTGGCATCAAGTGCTACCGGCTCTATGCGAACGTGGAAGACACCCGTCAGGCGACCATTGAGTCATTCACCCCGGAGTGGATGTGGCAGCTCTGCGATGAGTTTGAGGGTGTGCTGATGCTGCACATCATGAGGGATGATGGCATCACGGATCCACACAACATTGAAACGCTCCGCCGCTTGTGCCGCCGCTATCCCAAGTGTCGACTGGTGCTGGCGCATGTGGCGCGTTCCTTCAACTATCGCCACGCACGCGAGGGACTGCGGGCCATCGTGGATCTGGACAATGTGGTGGTGGATACCTCCGCTGTGACGCAGACGGGCGCGTTTCGCGCGGCGCTGGAAGTGTTGGGGCCACAGCGCGTCCTTTGGGGCAGTGACTACATGGTGAGCGAACTGCGCGGCGCCTGCTTCACACAGGGAGATGGCTTCACCTGGGTCTATGCGGATGATGCCGCGTCCAAGGACCTGACGGTGTTCGGTCACTACACACTGGTTGGCATCGAGTCGCTGCTGTGCTTGAGAGAAGCCTGTGAAGATACCGGCATGTCGGCTGGAGATATTCAAGACATCTTCCGGGATAACGCACTGCGACTGCTCGCTCCGCATCTGCCCCAGTCTTCGGCGCCTGCGGCGATCACCGGCCCACAGAAGTGGCAGGAAGCTCGCGAGAAGATTTCCTGTGGCACCGGCTTGATGTCGAAAAGGGCGGAGAGCTTCGATCCCATCAGCTGGCCTGCGTATTTCTCGCGGTGCTCCGGGCCCTACATCTGGGATTTGAATGGCCGCAGACTCACCGACTTCACCGGCGGTGTGGGAGCCATCCTTCTTGGCCACAGTGATCCTGAGGTGAATGCCGCCGTGCATCGGCGGGTGAATCTCGGCACCTATTGCACGCTCAATCCACCGGATGAAGTTGAACTGGCGGACGTGCTCCTGGAGCTTCATCCGTGGGCACAGCGCGTGCGCTACGCACGTGGCGGTGGGGAGGCGCTGTCCCTTGCGGTGCGTATCGCGCGTGCTGCCACCGGACGCAGTGGCGTGGCGTTTTGCGGTTATCACGGCTGGAGCGACTGGTATCTGGCCGCCAATCTCGCCAGCAATTCCGCACTGGACGGCCATCTGATTCCCGGACTCGAGCCGCACGGCGTGCCACGTGAACTCGCGGGCACCTCGGTTCCCTTCAAGTACAATGACCTCGGCGCGTTTGAATCCGCCATGGCTCAACTGGATGGGCGTCTCGCCGCCGTGGTCATGGAGCCTTTCCGTTCTGAACTGCCGCGCGATGGTTTTGTAGAAAAGGTCGCCGCAAAATGCCGTGCTGCAGGCGCGGTGTTTGTGGTGGACGAGGTGACCGCTGGTTGGCGCTTTGGCATGCCGGGAGGCAGCGCGAAGCTTGGCATCGAACCTGACCTTGCGGTCTATGCCAAGGCCACGAGCAATGGCATCCCCTGTGGCGCCGTGGTTGGTCGTGGCGCTGTCATGGACGCTGCCAATACCAGTTTCATCTCCAGCAGCTACTGGACAGATGGCATTGGCCCCGCGGCTGCGCTTGCTTGCATTCGCAAGATGCTGCGCACCGGCACACAGCCCTATGTGGAATCTCTGGGTGAGAAGTTGCACACCCTGTTGAGCGACCTTCGTGCGAGGCACCCCTCGCTGAAGCTCACCATTGGCAACCGCCCCTGCGCTCCCTCCCTGACCTTTGCCTTGGGTGAGGCGTCACTTCCCGCCAAGGCGCTGATGATTCGCAAGATGCTCGCGCGCGGTTTCCTGATGTCCAGCCAGCTCTATGTGATGCATGCGCACGACGAGACGCACGTCGCCGCCATGATTGAGGCATTGGATGAAGTGCTGGCTGAACTCTCCGCGCTGCATGACTCGGGCCGCCTCCTCACCGAGGCAGGTCGTGTGGCGCCCGCGCAAGGATTCACGCGTCTTGCTTGA
- a CDS encoding prepilin-type N-terminal cleavage/methylation domain-containing protein: protein MMPLSEHKSHGGRAHARSYRTGFTLVEMMVVITIIGLLIAVASTGLTGAIQAMSLTNSGGKVTQIMEAARQRAMTGNVMTAVILVTRTGQEGDGRAFTIAECPPGGPWVQTREWEMLPDGIVVDLDASQDNASFLTHSPQPFPFNNGQASAPVKYNGSSLGNGTFAARIFLPGGGLLNPNDAAVLQVVQGTVDGGQVTYNRRNAAGGPANYYRVALLGATGKTKVERP from the coding sequence ATGATGCCTCTCTCAGAACACAAGTCGCATGGCGGACGGGCCCACGCACGTTCGTATCGCACAGGTTTCACCTTGGTGGAGATGATGGTGGTGATCACCATCATCGGCCTTCTCATCGCGGTGGCCTCCACGGGTCTCACCGGTGCCATTCAGGCCATGAGCCTCACGAACAGCGGGGGGAAGGTCACGCAAATCATGGAGGCCGCCAGGCAGCGTGCCATGACGGGAAACGTGATGACGGCAGTCATTCTCGTCACCAGAACCGGTCAAGAGGGAGATGGACGCGCCTTCACCATCGCGGAGTGCCCTCCCGGTGGACCATGGGTGCAGACCCGCGAATGGGAAATGCTGCCAGATGGCATCGTGGTGGATCTGGATGCGAGCCAGGACAATGCCTCCTTCCTGACACACTCGCCCCAACCGTTTCCGTTCAACAACGGCCAGGCTTCTGCTCCCGTGAAGTACAACGGGTCGAGCCTGGGCAACGGGACGTTCGCCGCGCGCATTTTCCTGCCGGGCGGTGGTTTGTTGAATCCCAATGACGCAGCTGTCCTGCAGGTCGTGCAGGGCACGGTCGACGGAGGCCAGGTGACTTACAACCGCCGCAATGCCGCCGGTGGCCCCGCCAACTACTACCGGGTGGCACTGCTGGGCGCCACGGGGAAAACGAAAGTGGAGCGTCCTTAA